Proteins from a single region of Akkermansiaceae bacterium:
- a CDS encoding glycosyltransferase family 2 protein has protein sequence MTTFHRGNGDSVPLYKVAWERPRKCQYAICVFVINEGEKIQRQLTAMRNFASLIDVIVADGGSTDGSLPLRLMEETECKALLVKSGDGKLSSQMRMAFDYSLAEGYAGILVIDGNGKDGLEAIPTMVASLEAGFDHIQGSRFMPGGHHENTPLIRYLAVNLLHAPLVSIAAGFRYTDTTNGFRGYSRRLLQDPRISVFRPVFDRYQLHYHLAIEAAAGGYQVTEIPVSRSYPAAGKTPTKIRGLGALFSVFRQLISVCRGNYRLPSDEP, from the coding sequence ATGACCACCTTCCACCGAGGAAACGGCGATTCGGTCCCCCTGTACAAAGTTGCATGGGAAAGGCCCCGAAAATGCCAATATGCCATCTGCGTTTTTGTCATCAACGAAGGTGAGAAGATCCAGCGGCAGCTCACCGCCATGAGAAATTTCGCATCCTTGATCGATGTCATCGTCGCGGATGGAGGAAGCACCGATGGGTCGCTCCCCCTCCGGCTGATGGAGGAAACGGAATGCAAAGCGCTGCTTGTGAAGTCAGGAGATGGGAAACTGAGTTCGCAGATGCGCATGGCGTTCGACTACTCCCTTGCCGAAGGGTACGCCGGAATCTTGGTCATCGACGGAAACGGCAAGGATGGGCTCGAAGCCATCCCGACCATGGTCGCCTCCCTCGAAGCAGGTTTTGACCATATCCAAGGCAGCCGGTTCATGCCGGGGGGACATCACGAAAACACCCCGCTCATCCGCTATCTCGCGGTCAATCTCCTCCACGCGCCCCTGGTGTCCATAGCCGCCGGGTTCCGATACACCGATACCACCAATGGATTCCGTGGCTACAGCCGGCGCCTCTTGCAAGATCCCCGGATCTCGGTCTTCCGGCCGGTCTTCGACCGCTACCAGCTCCATTATCATCTGGCGATCGAAGCGGCGGCGGGCGGCTATCAAGTCACCGAGATACCCGTCTCACGCTCCTATCCTGCCGCTGGCAAAACCCCCACCAAAATCAGGGGGTTAGGAGCCCTGTTTTCTGTTTTCCGCCAGCTCATCTCAGTATGCCGGGGAAATTACAGGCTCCCATCCGACGAACCATGA
- a CDS encoding GtrA family protein: MKASPDKEIRAILRLGHKQSWKAAALHLASTEAAPVWQFAKYLAIGVLSVPVFLSGCWLFRASVVWLDPQAYPQNRPAWLLLEITMGFLTANAFTYETNRRWVFKAGRHSRAREFTLFTVSAALCFAVAQTAAFLLISYSSTPDLVVKMTVIILSTLVNFISRKTIVFSS, translated from the coding sequence ATGAAAGCCTCTCCGGACAAAGAAATCCGAGCGATCCTCCGCTTGGGGCACAAACAGAGCTGGAAAGCCGCCGCCCTTCATCTTGCCAGCACCGAGGCCGCCCCCGTGTGGCAGTTTGCCAAATATCTTGCCATTGGTGTCCTCTCCGTTCCGGTCTTTCTCTCCGGTTGCTGGCTTTTCCGGGCAAGCGTCGTCTGGCTTGATCCGCAAGCCTACCCGCAAAACAGACCCGCTTGGCTTCTTCTCGAAATCACCATGGGGTTCCTGACCGCCAACGCCTTCACTTACGAGACTAACCGCCGATGGGTGTTCAAAGCCGGGCGCCATTCGAGGGCACGCGAATTCACGTTGTTCACCGTGAGCGCCGCCCTATGTTTCGCCGTCGCCCAGACCGCAGCCTTCCTGCTTATCTCCTACAGTTCCACCCCCGATCTTGTAGTGAAGATGACTGTGATCATCCTCTCAACCCTTGTCAATTTCATTTCCCGGAAAACCATCGTTTTCAGTTCCTGA